One window of the Xenopus tropicalis strain Nigerian chromosome 10, UCB_Xtro_10.0, whole genome shotgun sequence genome contains the following:
- the lig3 gene encoding DNA ligase 3 isoform X1, translating into MRAFLRLLAYQTKRTLGQSLTKVPLRVIFHACWSQSPLHSALHFQFFLRVTHFSNMAEQRYCVEYAKRGTAGCKKCKEKIGKGLVRIGKIVPNPFSESAGDMKEWYHIKCMFEKLERARATTKKIDDLTELEGWQELQDCDKNLISQHVTELATKTAATPRKKTPSKEKQSPAVQGTTSTTAPAASPSLKFSGFSAKPSQSSSPPSSSTGSSLSTAKCDPKHKDCLLREFRKLCAMVAEQPSYNSKTQIIRDFLTKGTSGDGFHGDTYLTVKLLLPGVIKSVYNLNDKQIVKHFSRIFNCNQEEMVRDLEQGDVSETVRIFFEESKCFAPASKSLLTIHEVDDLLTKLSKMTKEEDQQNVLEDIAHRCTSNDLKCIIRLIKHDLKMNSGAKHVLDALDPNAYDAFKASRNLGDVVERVLRNEQQAPGMKRTLSVQASLMTPVQPMLAEACKSIEYAMKKCPNGMYAEIKYDGERVQVHKNGDHFSYFSRSLKPVLPHKVAHFKDFIPKAFPGGNSMILDAEVLLIDTNTGKPLPFGTLGVHKKAAFKDANVCLFVFDCIYFNGVSLMDRPLSERRKFMRDNMVEIPNHILFSEMKHVTKASDLADMITRVIREGLEGLVLKDLKSNYEPGKRHWLKVKKDYLNEGAMADTADLAVLGAYYGKGANGGIMSIFLMGCYDPESQKWCTVTKCSSGYDDATLQRLQKELNMVKISKDPSKIPSWLKINKNYFPDFIIHDPKKAPIWEITGAEYSKAEAHTAAGLSIRFPRCTRFRDDKDWKTATTLQQLKELYRLSKEKSDFNITATSSQDEDGSSESSSRENEGNSRQTASGSMVKKSKNAPSKSPGKDKTSESTKLPPPQKKEELPKAEKRKSQTPKTVQSKKAKISETGHSNGHSIAQSPVANKTLLDIFTGVKLHIPSTLDDFAKLRRYFIAFDGDLVPEYDLPTATHVMGREPECIADAKHVTPHWIWECIRRRRLVEPC; encoded by the exons ATGAGGGCATTTCTTAGACTTCTGGCATATCAGACCAAAAGGACACTTGGCCAGTCCTTAACAAAAGTTCCTTTACGAGTTATTTTTCATGCCTGTTGGAGCCAGTCGCCTCTCCACAGTGCTTTGCACTTCCAATTCTTTTTAAGAGTTACACATTTCTCCAACATGGCGGAACAGCGATACTGTGTGGAATATGCAAAACGTGGGACTGCTGGTTGCAAGAAATGCAAGGAGAAGATTGGAAAGGGTTTGGTACGCATAGGTAAAATAGTGCCAAACCCTTTTAGCGAGTCTGCTGGGGACATGAAGGAGTGGTACCACATCAAGTGCATGTTTGAGAAACTGGAGAGAGCGCGGgcaactacaaaaaaaattgatgaTCTGACAGAACTGGAAGGTTGGCAGGAACTTCAAGACTGTGATAAAAACCTAATCAGCCAGCATGTCACTG AACTTGCTACAAAAACAGCAGCTACACCTCGAAAAAAGACTCCGTCCAAGGAAAAACAATCACCGGCAGTACAAGGAACAACTTCCACTACAGCACCAGCAGCTAGTCCCTCTCTAAAATTTTCAGGTTTCTCTG CAAAACCCAGTCAATCATCAAGCCCACCAAGCTCAAGCACTGGCTCCAGTCTTTCAACTGCAAAGTGTGACCCAAAACATAAGGACTGTCTTCTGCGTGAGTTCCGCAAGCTATGTGCAATGGTTGCGGAACAGCCAAGCTACAACAGCAAAACACAGATCATTCGTGATTTCCTAACCAAGGGAACAAGTGGCG ATGGTTTTCATGGTGACACATATCTGACAGTAAAACTGCTATTACCAGGAGTTATCAAGTCTGTGTACAACCTCAATGATAAGCAGATTGTTAAACACTTTAGTCGTATTTTTAATTGTAACCAGGAGGAGATGGTTCGGGACCTAGAACAG gGAGATGTGTCTGAAACTGTGCGTATCTTCTTTGAGGAAAGTAAATGCTTTGCACCAGCTTCTAAGAGTTTACTGACAATCCATGAAGTTGATGATTTGCTTACTAAACTATCAAAAATGACTAAAGAAGAAGATCAACAGAATGTCCTAGAGGACATTGCTCACAG gtGCACCAGTAATGATCTTAAATGCATTATCCGCCTGATTAAACATGACTTGAAAATGAACTCTGGAGCCAAACACGT GCTGGATGCTCTAGATCCTAATGCATATGATGCATTTAAAGCTTCGCGCAATCTAGGGGATGTAGTAGAACGTGTTTTGCGCAACGAGCAGCAGGCTCCAGGAATGAAACGAACTCTTAGTGTCCAGGCTTCATTAATGACCCCAGTTCAGCCTATGCTG GCTGAAGCTTGCAAATCTATAGAGTATGCCATGAAAAAGTGTCCCAATGGTATGTATGCTGAAATAAAGTATGATGGTGAAAGAGTCCAAGTACATAAGAATggagatcacttcagctactTCAGCCGCAGTCTGAAGCCAGTGCTGCCCCATAag gttgcTCATTTTAAGGATTTTATACCTAAAGCATTTCCAGGAGGAAACAGTATGATCCTGGATGCAGAAGTTCTTCTTATAGATACCAATACTGGCAAGCCACTTCCATTTGGCACATTAGGTGTTCATAAG AAAGCTGCTTTCAAAGATGCCAATGTGTGCTTGTTTGTTTTCGATTGCATTTACTTCAATGGAGTGAGCTTAATGGATCG GCCACTTAGTGAGCGCCGAAAGTTTATGCGGGATAACATGGTTGAAATCCCTAATCACATTCTGTTCTCTGAGATGAAACATGTCACA AAAGCTTCTGATCTGGCTGACATGATCACCCGTGTTATCCGTGAGGGATTGGAGGGTCTGGTATTAAAGGACTTAAAG AGTAATTATGAGCCAGGGAAACGTCATTGGCTTAAAGTAAAGAAGGATTACTTGAATGAAGGTGCAATGGCAGACACCGCTGACTTGGCAGTTTTGGGAGCTTATTATGGAAAGGGAGCAAATG GGGGTATAATGTCCATCTTTCTCATGGGTTGCTATGATCCTGAAAGTCAGAAGTGGTGCACTGTGACAAAATGTTCAAGTGGTTATGATGATGCTACTCTGCAACGCCTTCAGAAGGAGCTTAACATGGTCAAAATCAGCAAG GATCCATCTAAGATTCCATCATGGCTTAAAATCAACAAGAACTATTTCCCAGATTTCATTATACATGATCCCAAG AAAGCTCCCATTTGGGAAATTACAGGTGCAGAGTACTCAAAGGCAGAGGCTCATACAGCTGCTGGGTTATCCATTCGCTTCCCACGCTGCACACGTTTCCGTGATGATAAGGACTGGAAAACAGCCACTACACTCCAACAGCTAAAG GAACTTTATCGTCTCTCAAAAGAAAAATCTGACTTTAACATCACTGCTACATCCTCTCAGGATGAGGATGGTTCATCTGAAAGCAGTAGTCGAGAGAATGAAGGAAACTCCAGGCAAACTGCATCAGGCAGCATGGTTAAGAAATCGAAAAATGCGCCTTCCAAATCTCCTGGAAAGGACAAAACCAGTGAAA GCACTAAACTACCACCTCCTCAGAAGAAAGAAGAGCTGCCGAAAGCAGAGAAGCGCAAATCACAAACTCCTAAAACTGTACAGAGTAAAAAG GCTAAAATTTCAGAAACTGGTCACAGTAACGGACACAGCATAGCCCAGTCACCTGTCGCTAATAAA ACTCTATTGGACATATTCACTGGTGTGAAGCTGCATATTCCATCCACACTTGATGATTTTGCCAAGCTCCGTCGTTACTTTATCGCCTTTGATGGGGACCTGGTACCGGAATATGATCTTCCcacagccacacatgtgatgggTCGTGAACCTGAGTGTATTGCAGATGCCAAACATGTAACACCACACTGGATATGGGAGTGTATAAGACGCAGGCGATTAGTTGAGCCATGCTGA
- the lig3 gene encoding DNA ligase 3 yields MRAFLRLLAYQTKRTLGQSLTKVPLRVIFHACWSQSPLHSALHFQFFLRVTHFSNMAEQRYCVEYAKRGTAGCKKCKEKIGKGLVRIGKIVPNPFSESAGDMKEWYHIKCMFEKLERARATTKKIDDLTELEGWQELQDCDKNLISQHVTELATKTAATPRKKTPSKEKQSPAVQGTTSTTAPAASPSLKFSGFSAKPSQSSSPPSSSTGSSLSTAKCDPKHKDCLLREFRKLCAMVAEQPSYNSKTQIIRDFLTKGTSGDGFHGDTYLTVKLLLPGVIKSVYNLNDKQIVKHFSRIFNCNQEEMVRDLEQGDVSETVRIFFEESKCFAPASKSLLTIHEVDDLLTKLSKMTKEEDQQNVLEDIAHRCTSNDLKCIIRLIKHDLKMNSGAKHVLDALDPNAYDAFKASRNLGDVVERVLRNEQQAPGMKRTLSVQASLMTPVQPMLAEACKSIEYAMKKCPNGMYAEIKYDGERVQVHKNGDHFSYFSRSLKPVLPHKVAHFKDFIPKAFPGGNSMILDAEVLLIDTNTGKPLPFGTLGVHKKAAFKDANVCLFVFDCIYFNGVSLMDRPLSERRKFMRDNMVEIPNHILFSEMKHVTKASDLADMITRVIREGLEGLVLKDLKSNYEPGKRHWLKVKKDYLNEGAMADTADLAVLGAYYGKGANGGIMSIFLMGCYDPESQKWCTVTKCSSGYDDATLQRLQKELNMVKISKDPSKIPSWLKINKNYFPDFIIHDPKKAPIWEITGAEYSKAEAHTAAGLSIRFPRCTRFRDDKDWKTATTLQQLKELYRLSKEKSDFNITATSSQDEDGSSESSSRENEGNSRQTASGSMVKKSKNAPSKSPGKDKTSESTKLPPPQKKEELPKAEKRKSQTPKTVQSKKVRKQHIEKCIQ; encoded by the exons ATGAGGGCATTTCTTAGACTTCTGGCATATCAGACCAAAAGGACACTTGGCCAGTCCTTAACAAAAGTTCCTTTACGAGTTATTTTTCATGCCTGTTGGAGCCAGTCGCCTCTCCACAGTGCTTTGCACTTCCAATTCTTTTTAAGAGTTACACATTTCTCCAACATGGCGGAACAGCGATACTGTGTGGAATATGCAAAACGTGGGACTGCTGGTTGCAAGAAATGCAAGGAGAAGATTGGAAAGGGTTTGGTACGCATAGGTAAAATAGTGCCAAACCCTTTTAGCGAGTCTGCTGGGGACATGAAGGAGTGGTACCACATCAAGTGCATGTTTGAGAAACTGGAGAGAGCGCGGgcaactacaaaaaaaattgatgaTCTGACAGAACTGGAAGGTTGGCAGGAACTTCAAGACTGTGATAAAAACCTAATCAGCCAGCATGTCACTG AACTTGCTACAAAAACAGCAGCTACACCTCGAAAAAAGACTCCGTCCAAGGAAAAACAATCACCGGCAGTACAAGGAACAACTTCCACTACAGCACCAGCAGCTAGTCCCTCTCTAAAATTTTCAGGTTTCTCTG CAAAACCCAGTCAATCATCAAGCCCACCAAGCTCAAGCACTGGCTCCAGTCTTTCAACTGCAAAGTGTGACCCAAAACATAAGGACTGTCTTCTGCGTGAGTTCCGCAAGCTATGTGCAATGGTTGCGGAACAGCCAAGCTACAACAGCAAAACACAGATCATTCGTGATTTCCTAACCAAGGGAACAAGTGGCG ATGGTTTTCATGGTGACACATATCTGACAGTAAAACTGCTATTACCAGGAGTTATCAAGTCTGTGTACAACCTCAATGATAAGCAGATTGTTAAACACTTTAGTCGTATTTTTAATTGTAACCAGGAGGAGATGGTTCGGGACCTAGAACAG gGAGATGTGTCTGAAACTGTGCGTATCTTCTTTGAGGAAAGTAAATGCTTTGCACCAGCTTCTAAGAGTTTACTGACAATCCATGAAGTTGATGATTTGCTTACTAAACTATCAAAAATGACTAAAGAAGAAGATCAACAGAATGTCCTAGAGGACATTGCTCACAG gtGCACCAGTAATGATCTTAAATGCATTATCCGCCTGATTAAACATGACTTGAAAATGAACTCTGGAGCCAAACACGT GCTGGATGCTCTAGATCCTAATGCATATGATGCATTTAAAGCTTCGCGCAATCTAGGGGATGTAGTAGAACGTGTTTTGCGCAACGAGCAGCAGGCTCCAGGAATGAAACGAACTCTTAGTGTCCAGGCTTCATTAATGACCCCAGTTCAGCCTATGCTG GCTGAAGCTTGCAAATCTATAGAGTATGCCATGAAAAAGTGTCCCAATGGTATGTATGCTGAAATAAAGTATGATGGTGAAAGAGTCCAAGTACATAAGAATggagatcacttcagctactTCAGCCGCAGTCTGAAGCCAGTGCTGCCCCATAag gttgcTCATTTTAAGGATTTTATACCTAAAGCATTTCCAGGAGGAAACAGTATGATCCTGGATGCAGAAGTTCTTCTTATAGATACCAATACTGGCAAGCCACTTCCATTTGGCACATTAGGTGTTCATAAG AAAGCTGCTTTCAAAGATGCCAATGTGTGCTTGTTTGTTTTCGATTGCATTTACTTCAATGGAGTGAGCTTAATGGATCG GCCACTTAGTGAGCGCCGAAAGTTTATGCGGGATAACATGGTTGAAATCCCTAATCACATTCTGTTCTCTGAGATGAAACATGTCACA AAAGCTTCTGATCTGGCTGACATGATCACCCGTGTTATCCGTGAGGGATTGGAGGGTCTGGTATTAAAGGACTTAAAG AGTAATTATGAGCCAGGGAAACGTCATTGGCTTAAAGTAAAGAAGGATTACTTGAATGAAGGTGCAATGGCAGACACCGCTGACTTGGCAGTTTTGGGAGCTTATTATGGAAAGGGAGCAAATG GGGGTATAATGTCCATCTTTCTCATGGGTTGCTATGATCCTGAAAGTCAGAAGTGGTGCACTGTGACAAAATGTTCAAGTGGTTATGATGATGCTACTCTGCAACGCCTTCAGAAGGAGCTTAACATGGTCAAAATCAGCAAG GATCCATCTAAGATTCCATCATGGCTTAAAATCAACAAGAACTATTTCCCAGATTTCATTATACATGATCCCAAG AAAGCTCCCATTTGGGAAATTACAGGTGCAGAGTACTCAAAGGCAGAGGCTCATACAGCTGCTGGGTTATCCATTCGCTTCCCACGCTGCACACGTTTCCGTGATGATAAGGACTGGAAAACAGCCACTACACTCCAACAGCTAAAG GAACTTTATCGTCTCTCAAAAGAAAAATCTGACTTTAACATCACTGCTACATCCTCTCAGGATGAGGATGGTTCATCTGAAAGCAGTAGTCGAGAGAATGAAGGAAACTCCAGGCAAACTGCATCAGGCAGCATGGTTAAGAAATCGAAAAATGCGCCTTCCAAATCTCCTGGAAAGGACAAAACCAGTGAAA GCACTAAACTACCACCTCCTCAGAAGAAAGAAGAGCTGCCGAAAGCAGAGAAGCGCAAATCACAAACTCCTAAAACTGTACAGAGTAAAAAGGTTAGGAAACAACATATAGAGAAATGTATCCAGtag